A window of Gadus chalcogrammus isolate NIFS_2021 chromosome 16, NIFS_Gcha_1.0, whole genome shotgun sequence contains these coding sequences:
- the LOC130405446 gene encoding beta-galactosidase-1-like protein 2: MSSGRGLMANSSQFTLEGKPFRILGGSIHYFRVPKAHWEDRLLKMKACGLNTLTTYVPWNLHEPERGMFNFQDQLDLKAYISLAAKLGLWVILRPGPYICAEWDLGGLPSWLLQDKHMQLRTTYPGFVSAVNAYFDKLIPLIKHLMFQGGGPIIAVQVENEYGSYAKDDKYMAFIKNCLLSRGITELLLTSDNWEGLKCGGVEEALKTVNLQRLSFGAIQYLSDMQPQRPLMVMEYWSGWFDVWGENHHIFQADDMLAVVSEILERGVSINLYMFHGGSSFGFMNGAMDFGTYKSQVNSYDYDAPLSEAGDYTPKYHVLRTLFSQYHSEPLPDVPSLQKRSAYHPVDVQQYLCLWDTLRFADKQLKSEKPINMENLPVNNNNGQSYGYTLYETTITSGGTLHSMNNIRDRALVFVDRQPVGSLNYKTQELTIPDGKRERTLTLLVENCGRVNYGKALDNQRKGLVGDVTLNNAPLRDFTIYCLDMRPSFMKRLSSAPWKSVPHKPSFPGFFQATLHVEESPRDTFLNMSDWGKGVVLINGQNLGRHWFIGPQHYLYVPGPWLRRGENQIIVFEEHKSEEKLVFAENPDHGKTIDVYKLPFCTLL, from the exons ATGAGCAGTGGAAGGGGACTGATGGCCAACTCCTCCCAGTTCACTCTGGAGGGAAAGCCTTTTCGCATCCTGGGAGGCTCCATCCATTACTTCCGTGTCCCCAAAGCCCACTGGGAAGACCGGCTGTTGAAGATGAAGGCCTGTGGTCTCAACACTCTCACAAC aTATGTGCCATGGAACCTGCACGAACCTGAAAGGGGAATGTTCAATTTCCAGGATCAGCTGGATTTAAA GGCTTATATCAGCTTAGCTGCAAAGCTAGGACTCTGGGTGATTCTGCGGCCTGGACCTTATATCTGTGCCGAATGGGATTTGGGAGGTTTGCCGAG CTGGCTGTTacaagacaaacacatgcagttGAGGACAACCTATCCAGGATTTGTCAGTGCAGTTAATGCCTACTTTGACAAGCTCATCCCGCTAATCAAGCATTTGATg TTTCAAGGAGGTGGCCCGATAATTGCTGTACAAGTTGAGAATGAATACGGATCATATGCCAAGGATGACAAATACATGGCATTCATCAAAAAC TGTCTCCTGTCCAGGGGCATCACTGAGCTCCTATTGACTTCAGACAACTGGGAGGGTTTGAAGTGTGGGGGTGTAGAGGAAG CTCTAAAAACAGTGAACCTGCAGAGACTTTCCTTCGGAGCCATACAGTATTTATCTGACATGCAG CCCCAAAGACCTCTCATGGTGATGGAATACTGGTCTGGGTGGTTTGACGTCTGGGGAGAGAATCACCACATCTTTCAGGCCGACG ACATGCTGGCAGTGGTGTCAGAGATTCTGGAGAGAGGCGTGTCCATCAATCTCTACATGTTTCACGGCGGGTCCTCTTTTGGCTTCATGAATGGAGCCATGGACTTTGGAACCTACAAATCTCAGGTCAACAGTTATG ATTATGATGCACCTTTATCAGAGGCTGGGGACTACACTCCAAAATATCATGTCCTGCGAACCTTGTTCAGCCAATACCACT CTGAGCCTCTCCCTGATGTGCCGTCTCTTCAGAAGAGGTCGGCCTATCACCCTGTTGACGTACAGCAATACTTGTGCCTGTGGGACACCCTCCGCTTCGCAGACAAG CAATTAAAGTCAGAGAAGCCAATTAACATGGAGAATCTTCCGgtgaacaacaacaacggccAGTCGTACGGCTACACTCTGTACGAGACCACCATCACCAGCGGGGGAACCCTCCACTCCATGAATAACATCAGagacagagcactg GTGTTTGTTGACAGACAGCCAGTTGGCAGTCTGAACTACAAGACTCAAGAGCTAACAATTCCTGATGGAAAG agagagagaacgttgACTTTGCTTGTGGAGAACTGTGGAAGAGTGAATTATGGGAAAGCACTGGACAACCAACGCAAAG GTCTTGTTGGAGATGTCACGTTGAATAATGCCCCTCTGAGAGACTTCACTATCTACTGTTTGGATATGAGGCCAAGCTTTATGAAGAG ATTGAGTTCAGCTCCCTGGAAGTCTGTCCCACATAAGCCCTCCTTCCCAGGGTTTTTTCAGGCTACACTGCATGTGGAAGAGTCTCCCAGAGACACATTTCTCAATATGTCT GATTGGGGTAAAGGAGTAGTGCTTATTAATGGCCAGAATTTGGGCCGCCACTGGTTCATTGGTCCCCAGCACTACCTGTATGTCCCTGGACCATGgctcaggagaggagagaaccaG ATTATTGTTTTTGAGGAACACAAATCAGAAGAGAAACTTGTCTTCGCTGAAAATCCTGATCATGGAAAGACAATTGATGTGTACAAACTCCCCTTTTGTACATTGCtgtaa